A genomic region of Pirellulales bacterium contains the following coding sequences:
- a CDS encoding class I SAM-dependent methyltransferase has protein sequence MARCHICHSDQTRPIFQSPLERFTKAMGRSVGVDYHYCDNCSGLLQYPIFDEAEYQKFYEKVQRSEEVGFRSDQVPERHLRKKRNDTEFKWNQLTLLDVESLLPGKRIFEIGPAEGTFLAAFRDRGYTARGVEPLIPYANYARDVFKLDVENGYFDAEFAAREKADMVILDNVLEHLLTPGESLRHIRNMISDNGILYVAVPCAEVASPTNANIAHITLWTRRALAFLLKCSGFHPLAIVKGRPLGMPAEWVSISQACLEPRPIETEVPTLFKAPTFVELSTRWNDMLGRYERARARSEKYGPAYPWLVRLARNVPGARALARKFNV, from the coding sequence ATGGCACGCTGCCACATTTGTCATAGCGATCAAACCCGCCCCATCTTCCAATCGCCCTTGGAGAGATTCACCAAAGCGATGGGACGTAGCGTCGGCGTCGATTACCACTATTGCGACAATTGCTCTGGATTGTTGCAGTACCCGATCTTCGACGAAGCGGAATATCAAAAATTCTATGAGAAGGTGCAGCGATCCGAGGAAGTCGGCTTTCGCTCGGACCAGGTGCCGGAAAGGCATCTTCGAAAGAAGCGTAATGACACCGAGTTCAAATGGAACCAATTGACCCTCTTGGACGTGGAATCACTGCTTCCCGGCAAGCGCATTTTCGAAATCGGGCCCGCCGAAGGAACGTTCCTGGCGGCCTTCCGTGACCGTGGTTACACCGCGCGCGGTGTCGAGCCGCTGATCCCCTATGCGAATTACGCGCGCGATGTCTTCAAGCTGGACGTAGAGAACGGTTATTTCGATGCAGAGTTTGCGGCACGGGAGAAGGCAGACATGGTAATCCTCGATAACGTCCTGGAACACCTGCTGACGCCCGGTGAGTCACTGCGACATATTCGCAATATGATCAGTGACAATGGCATCTTGTATGTCGCCGTTCCTTGTGCCGAAGTCGCTTCACCCACGAATGCAAATATTGCGCACATCACGCTGTGGACCCGCCGCGCTCTCGCGTTTCTGCTGAAGTGCTCTGGTTTTCATCCGCTGGCCATCGTTAAAGGGCGACCGCTGGGGATGCCCGCCGAATGGGTAAGTATCTCGCAGGCCTGCCTCGAACCACGACCGATCGAAACAGAAGTTCCGACCCTCTTCAAAGCCCCGACCTTCGTCGAACTGTCTACCCGATGGAACGACATGCTGGGGCGCTACGAAAGGGCTCGCGCGCGGTCTGAGAAATATGGTCCCGCCTATCCCTGGTTGGTTCGCCTTGCGCGTAATGTGCCGGGCGCGCGCGCATTGGCTCGCAAGTTCAACGTCTAG
- a CDS encoding NAD-dependent epimerase/dehydratase family protein: protein MRVLVTGSSGLIGSEAVRFFDQLGFDISGVDNNMRADFFGPKGDTTWNRDQLASQCRRFQHHELDIRDRAAVDELLKKGKYELIVHAAAQPSHDLAAQRPFDDFDVNAVGTLNMLEACRRHSPEAVFIHMSTNKVYGDGPNFIQLKELETRWDYADPHYEHGIAEDFSIDRCLHSLFGASKVAGDVLAQEYGKYFGMKTGVFRGGCLTGPSHSGVELHGFLNYLVLVALAERPYTIFGYKGKQVRDQIHSHDVINAFWNFAQNPRPGEVYNLGGGRVNAASVIECIDMIEKASGKRPKITYSDTNRIGDHICYYSDLRKLRAHYPRWDLTYSLDQIVAEMVESVQKQQRN, encoded by the coding sequence ATGCGCGTTCTCGTCACTGGCTCCAGCGGATTGATCGGCTCCGAGGCTGTGCGGTTCTTTGACCAACTCGGCTTCGATATATCGGGAGTCGACAACAACATGCGGGCCGATTTCTTCGGTCCTAAAGGGGACACCACCTGGAACCGCGACCAACTGGCGTCGCAATGCCGGAGGTTTCAGCACCACGAGCTCGATATCCGCGATCGTGCGGCGGTCGACGAGCTGCTGAAAAAAGGAAAATACGAGCTGATCGTCCATGCGGCCGCGCAGCCCAGCCATGACCTGGCTGCCCAGCGCCCGTTCGACGATTTCGACGTAAACGCCGTCGGCACGTTGAACATGCTCGAAGCATGCCGACGCCACTCGCCTGAGGCCGTGTTCATCCACATGAGCACCAACAAGGTGTATGGCGACGGGCCGAATTTCATCCAGCTCAAAGAGTTGGAAACTCGCTGGGATTACGCCGATCCACATTACGAGCACGGCATTGCCGAGGATTTTTCGATTGATCGCTGCCTGCATTCGCTGTTCGGCGCTTCGAAGGTGGCCGGCGACGTGCTGGCCCAGGAGTACGGCAAGTACTTCGGCATGAAGACCGGCGTCTTTCGCGGCGGCTGCCTGACCGGCCCTTCGCATTCCGGTGTCGAACTACACGGTTTCCTCAATTACCTGGTGCTCGTGGCTTTGGCCGAGCGGCCTTACACGATATTCGGCTACAAGGGAAAACAGGTTCGCGATCAGATTCACAGCCACGATGTGATCAACGCCTTCTGGAATTTCGCGCAGAATCCTCGCCCTGGCGAGGTCTACAACCTCGGCGGCGGCCGTGTCAACGCGGCCAGCGTGATCGAGTGCATCGACATGATCGAGAAGGCCAGCGGCAAGCGTCCCAAGATCACGTATAGCGATACGAATCGCATCGGCGATCATATCTGTTATTATTCGGACCTGCGTAAGCTGCGTGCGCACTATCCCCGCTGGGACCTGACGTACAGCCTGGACCAGATCGTAGCCGAGATGGTCGAATCCGTGCAGAAGCAGCAGCGAAACTAG
- a CDS encoding glycosyltransferase produces MSNRSSSTAAQAPIPKEFSAKPGKEGCLLVTSWCVPPILSGSSVIVDGLSEQFARDEMVIIGQRWRSLADYDRPATLPEIKYFGSEWTWPRRGQRFVRWMRWFTLPGLVRTLTRVGRERKVRAILAVFPNEFFLLASYLAAKRLGVPLYPYLHNTYSENRTGWALRLAQWLEPRIFHSSPVVFVMSEGMREHYEKIHSNVRFEPLVHTFNTPLPEFAPAPPPGTPLKLAFQGNLNESNIDAARRLAAIVNRREDYILTTYSGSPDWFFAKVGVAGPRITHTRVASNKVIEALQQADILLLPHGLTGRLSQVEYDTIFPTRTVPNLLAMRPILAHTPPNCHLTRWLKEHECAEIIDQPDSDALEQTIERLRHDSHRRETLVRNGLAAVEMFQASIVAAKLKRIIAETMPAASTRL; encoded by the coding sequence ATGAGCAACCGCTCCAGCAGTACCGCGGCGCAAGCGCCCATCCCCAAAGAGTTCTCCGCGAAGCCTGGCAAGGAAGGCTGTTTACTAGTGACCTCGTGGTGCGTACCGCCAATCTTGAGCGGTTCGTCCGTGATCGTCGACGGCCTGTCCGAGCAGTTTGCCCGCGACGAAATGGTGATCATCGGCCAGAGATGGCGTTCGTTGGCTGATTATGACCGTCCAGCAACCCTGCCCGAGATCAAATACTTCGGCAGCGAGTGGACCTGGCCGCGCCGCGGCCAGAGGTTTGTGCGCTGGATGCGCTGGTTTACTTTGCCGGGACTGGTGCGGACTCTGACGCGCGTGGGGCGCGAGCGCAAAGTCCGCGCGATTCTCGCCGTTTTCCCGAACGAGTTCTTCCTGTTGGCTTCTTACCTGGCGGCCAAGCGGTTGGGCGTGCCGCTCTATCCGTATCTGCATAACACGTATAGCGAAAACCGCACCGGCTGGGCATTGCGCCTGGCCCAATGGCTCGAGCCGCGCATTTTTCATTCCTCGCCGGTCGTGTTTGTGATGAGCGAGGGCATGCGAGAACATTACGAAAAGATTCATTCAAACGTGCGTTTCGAGCCGCTGGTGCATACATTCAACACTCCGCTCCCCGAATTCGCGCCCGCACCACCGCCTGGGACACCTTTGAAGCTAGCCTTTCAGGGCAACCTGAACGAGTCGAATATCGACGCCGCCCGGCGGCTGGCCGCCATCGTGAACCGGCGAGAAGACTACATCTTGACCACTTACTCAGGTTCCCCCGACTGGTTCTTCGCCAAAGTCGGCGTGGCAGGGCCGCGCATCACGCACACGCGCGTCGCATCGAACAAGGTGATCGAGGCCCTCCAGCAGGCGGACATTCTGTTACTACCGCACGGCCTAACGGGCCGCTTGAGCCAAGTGGAATACGACACCATTTTTCCGACTCGCACGGTGCCAAACTTGCTGGCCATGCGGCCGATCCTGGCGCATACGCCGCCGAACTGCCACCTCACGCGCTGGCTCAAAGAACATGAATGCGCGGAGATCATCGACCAACCCGATTCCGACGCGCTCGAGCAAACCATCGAACGGCTGCGTCATGATTCGCACAGGCGAGAAACGTTGGTACGCAACGGTCTGGCCGCGGTCGAAATGTTTCAGGCCTCGATCGTGGCAGCCAAGTTGAAGCGGATCATCGCCGAAACCATGCCGGCTGCCAGCACGCGACTTTGA
- a CDS encoding glycosyltransferase — MPPKRILFLINTLRTGGWERDVAMICRHIDQTRFLPEVWTLLPGGENEPIVREAGIVVRCLERRRAADPFFSLRVARELARSNFDLWHAFLPSILYYAAFARTLHRSSAPLLYSEGTIGLSSRWRGPLFRWAIHRHCSMFTANSRSSQAFLTSQGVAPEKIAIIPNGHEFTRFRNPLDRQALRDSLGITPNQRLAITVGRLTGTKRVSDLIDAFGRLSPDYPDWRLAIVGDGEDRQQLEAQVQQQKLQAIVQFLGTRRDVPELLRSADLFVFPSEMEGLPNAVIEASLASLPIVACDIAALREVIEDGRNGTLVPTRDALSLARAMRGYMDGREVAEQHGQTARAIAEQRFAIENTVERLYELYEQVFSTH; from the coding sequence ATGCCGCCCAAACGTATTCTCTTTCTGATCAATACGCTCAGGACCGGCGGCTGGGAACGAGACGTGGCGATGATCTGCCGCCACATCGACCAGACGCGATTTCTGCCCGAGGTCTGGACATTACTCCCCGGAGGCGAAAACGAGCCGATTGTACGCGAAGCGGGCATCGTAGTACGCTGCCTGGAACGACGCCGCGCGGCCGATCCGTTCTTCAGCCTGCGCGTGGCTCGAGAGTTGGCGCGCTCGAATTTCGATCTATGGCATGCCTTTCTGCCATCGATTCTGTACTATGCCGCGTTTGCGCGAACGCTCCATCGCTCGAGCGCGCCCCTTTTGTATTCCGAGGGAACTATTGGGCTGTCCAGCCGCTGGCGCGGACCCCTTTTTCGGTGGGCCATCCACCGCCATTGTTCGATGTTCACGGCCAACTCGCGCTCTTCGCAGGCATTTCTAACGTCGCAGGGCGTGGCTCCCGAAAAAATCGCCATTATTCCCAACGGCCACGAGTTCACCCGCTTCCGCAATCCATTGGATCGACAGGCCTTACGTGATTCGCTGGGAATCACGCCGAACCAACGGCTGGCGATCACGGTGGGCCGCTTAACGGGCACGAAGCGCGTTAGCGACCTGATCGACGCGTTCGGCCGTTTGAGCCCCGATTATCCAGATTGGCGCCTGGCGATCGTGGGGGACGGCGAGGACCGCCAGCAGCTCGAAGCGCAGGTTCAGCAACAAAAACTGCAGGCCATAGTACAATTCCTTGGTACGCGCCGCGATGTACCGGAACTGTTACGCAGCGCCGACCTGTTCGTTTTTCCGTCAGAAATGGAAGGATTGCCCAATGCCGTGATCGAGGCCTCGCTGGCCAGCCTGCCGATCGTCGCCTGCGATATCGCGGCCCTGCGTGAGGTGATCGAAGACGGTCGTAACGGCACGCTGGTGCCGACTCGCGATGCTTTGTCCCTGGCCCGCGCGATGCGAGGATACATGGATGGCCGCGAGGTAGCCGAGCAACACGGCCAAACCGCCCGCGCGATCGCTGAGCAACGTTTCGCGATTGAAAACACCGTCGAACGACTCTACGAGCTGTATGAGCAAGTATTCAGCACCCATTAA